One region of bacterium genomic DNA includes:
- the rpmB gene encoding 50S ribosomal protein L28, producing MKRCEVCGKSPSYGHSVSHANNKTKRRWLPNLQEVRAKMNNGALKRIKVCTQCIKSGRVMKAA from the coding sequence ATGAAGCGTTGTGAAGTTTGCGGAAAAAGCCCTTCGTATGGGCACAGCGTCAGCCATGCCAACAATAAGACCAAAAGACGTTGGCTGCCTAACCTGCAGGAAGTCCGCGCGAAAATGAATAACGGTGCGTTGAAGCGTATCAAAGTTTGCACGCAGTGCATTAAATCCGGCCGGGTCATGAAAGCCGCTTAA